Part of the Benincasa hispida cultivar B227 chromosome 12, ASM972705v1, whole genome shotgun sequence genome is shown below.
ATTCATGCTTGAAAATGAGGTATTTATAGCTTTTTTCCATTACGATGAAAAAATGCTACTAAAAATAAGGGACTTTCAATAACGTGTCTAAAATCGTTATAAAATGTCTTCTATAGCATTTGTTATTGCTATGAAAACTTTTTATGGTACTTTTTCCAATACAATGAACGATTCCACAACATTGAGTTAAAGCTATCATATGTCAACTTTCTATAACATATTAATAGTTGAACAAAAACGTTATGGAAAGGTGAGGACTTTTAATAACATTGGCTACGATagcatttataaaatattatgaagACTCTTTTATAGCATTTCTACAATGTTATTAATCATGTAATTGAAACATTTTGATAGCATTTTTATAGCATTGGAAAAGCGctattaaaacatttcaataaCGATTTTTTAGCGTTGAATAAACGCTATTAAAACGTTTTGATAACGATTTTATAACGCTATCAAAAATGCTATCCAAATGTTTCAATAGTGTTTTTTTACGTTGTAAAAAGTTTTTATAACATCATATATGCGCAATCAAAACAGATTTTTATAGCATTTCTCATAGTGTTGAAAAAAACATAGACTTTGAATAACATAGGCTACGACAGCATTTCGGAATGCTATAGAAAATCTACAATAGCGTTTTTTTAACGCTAttgtaattgatattttttgTAGTGTCAACtacaatttgggacacatgtcaactcctaattggtactaaatttgattatttagaatttcgtcattaatttagtgaatGACATGATAATTTGTGAATAGTCCAAAAATTATCATTCAACAATGGTACCtaggtaaataaatattttagtattAGTATTAGTAATGATGACATAATATTTGTCAAATATTAAGCTTAGCATATCGATAATTGACATTGACTCACTCTCTTGAAGCTAGCGGTTAAACCTATTGTCACTAACCCAATCACTTTTGGAAGCAACTTGGACACACAATGACTCCTGCTAACTGGGAATGAACTTTGCCACACAACTTACTAGAATGTGACCACATATATAGTTGGAGATTCATATCCCTAGTATCTTGGTTGAGATTCACATGTGACATCTCCAAAAGCTGTGTTTGGTAGAATACTATGTTACAATAATacagaaagaaaaacaatctaCATTAATGTGGGATTTAAAAGTTAAATCACCATTGTGTTTTGATCACACGAGGTTGAGAATATCAATTGAAATTAAGGATATGATTATCAATCTATAACAAAAATTGGTGTAATCAAAATGGAATTCTATTGATGAATCGTAATGGcctaaaaaacaaacatatatgGATTGATGTTTGTTTTTTATCACATTTGCTTAGACATTTTGCAAACGTAATCTGATTACAACTGAGGTTATTTACTTTGCATTATCTTCTTATCATTTACCGTTATCGTTACCATTTAGGGTCAATCGGTAATTGTGTTTGTAACAGTAATAGTATCTATGGCTATGACAGATTCATGATTATCCTACTATAATAGTAACGATATCTGTATTGATAACTGttgacaaaaattttaaaatcattcaaaCGTGTCTGAGAAAAAAACTGTTGGGTTTCATGTAGGGGTGTAAAAAGTTGGACAAAATCGACGAACTTAACCAATggttaagtctattttctttgtataaaataGAAGCATCTGTTCACTAATGTATAGAATCGAAGAGTACGATTCGGTCTACGATTTCCCACAACTAAAAAATCGATGAAAACTGAACGAACCAAGGGTTCTACTTATAGTATATATGTACTGTTATAATCCCTTGATAATTAACCCAACACTTAATAATAAAACCCAACCCTTAACGATAACCTAGCACGTATACACCAACCGCCAGCGCCACCCAGACCTTAACGACTCCTAGTGCCACCACTCAGCCATCAAAGATTTCTTTTGAAGCTCCATGGACAGTCACCATCGGAAGTAGCCACCCCACGGCCATCGCTTCGCGTGTTCGAAAATCCAACAACATCGTtcaaagttatttttaattgttatgtatatttattatttgaaatataaTGTAGCAGCAGCCAGAGGAGGAAAAACAACCGAACCGAATCCACCTGAACCAATTCAGGTTGGTTCGGTTAAAAAATCGAAATTGAGGAAGACTGGTTTTCGATGGTCCTTCAAAACTGAGCCCTTCAGTTCATTCCTTGGTTTTACCTAAAATCGGACCAAATCGAACCGTGCACACCTCTAGTCTCATGTAATTTTCAAACGCAATCGAATCGATCACCTTCACTCCTCAATCAAATTGATTCTTCATTATAGAATTGGATGTGGGTCCCACATTTCATTACAACTCTGGAACATAAGTAAACAACAATAGATGTAATAAAATGGGATCTACTTTTCAAATTAGCATTCATTTATTACGTTTCCCTTGGGATGAACATGACCTAAGTTAGAAGACcatagataaaaataaaacttgattGTCAATCTAAGTAAAGATCAATCCGTTGAGGTTGTATACCACCAACCAACAAGATAAACTCATGGTGTGATTGGAATATGCTTAAATGTTTTTTAGTATTACGTGAATACCACTCTCTCTTTGTTCACACCGTAGATTTACTATGCTAGTACGATTCTTTCTTGATTAATACTATAAATTTTTCTTCATAAATATTAGTAGACTCATATATAATGTTACTAGACCTCAATCTATTTCAAAAGTATGTTGATGTGACATACAAAAGATAGAGAGAGTCCGAAACATACTTGTTTAAGTGTTTTTAAACGAGAGcacttttactaaaaaaaaaattaagtggaaacaaattttaatgaaaaatttatgaacaaaaacaaaatattttaatattttaatttgaaagccAATGATAAGAGAATAAGCATCCAAGTTATGGCTAGTGGTTCAAGGGATTCTAGGGGCATCTCTCCCGTATAGGGCAAACAGTGAATTGAGTCATGTATCGTAGTTTGCCTGATATCGGTCTCTGAAAGCTCAATATCGAGGCTTCGTGGGTTGATTTTGAGGGGATAGGAATTAGTAGGGTTGTGTGTGACACCACTGGGTCTCTGGTCTTTGCAGGATATGAGAGAGTGATAGAGAAATCGACCACTTGAAACCTGGAAGCCCTTGTCATGATTAAGGGTTTGTCTAATATCTTTTCTCGATTCAAAGGTGGTCTTATCTTCCTTTTAATTATGGAATCTGACTGTGTTGATCTCATCAATGTTATTATCCATGTGAGTCATGATTTGTCTGAATTTTGCTACTTAGTGAAGGAAATTGTTTCCTTGTCTAAGGCTTCTCAGGTTGTGTCCTTCGTCTGGTGTTTGAGATTGCGAATGGGACGATATATTGCCTCACTGATGCAGCAGTGTCTTTTTGATAATTTAaagatttaatttgttttataaatCTCTCTTTTGTAAAGAAGTTGGACGAGATTTTTTTGATCTACTTGGTTGGTTTTCCTTCACTATTTAcgagaatgcttgtatctcgaATTGTGCTTAGCATCCTAATGCatcttttccttaaaaaaattccaaatttattacgaaaacaaaatttaaactgACATTTTAGAAAATCTGGCACGTGATTGAGGATTCTCTTCCCTTGTGAATCTTAGATTCTTGTCTTTTTATTTTAGTCGAAGCCTCTTTCTAGTCAAGTTTACTTTTGATTGCTCTCAGGAGTTAATAACTCATTACCTTGAAAAGCAACCTGCCCTGCAAAGGAACTTTCTTGTTTCCCTTTTTATTTTAcacccttttttttctctcttttatgtCTTCCaattatttgttaaaatttaatgtatctaataaaaTTGTAAACTCCTAAGTTCTCAGGCGATAATATAATACTTTAATTACTTGTGATGGTTGATTTGATTTCTCAATTTTGGAACCAAAAATTAGACAAAAAAGAAAgtgattttataaaatagagAATCAAACGGATGTCCAATGAAATACAAAACCAAATAAACCCCTACTTCGATTTCTGATTGGTTTGGTTTTCAATTTTGGGCCCTATTGGGCCTTTTCATCCTTCTATTTCTTttctaaatattaaaatttaaataataatatagttAATCATTCATCAAACTTAATAAAATACCAATAATACATtgttaattcaaatttaaaggtATATGtaactttgatttgatttttttcaataaaaaacaTCAAGCCACTGATTTCCTTATTTTCTCAAACTTCACGctaaaaaaaccaaatcaaaccaCTTGATCGACTTGTATCTGTTGAAAGAACCAATTACTAGTATATGaacattatttaatatttttagaagaaaataaatacaaGGGAGAAAGTTACCAAAATTTATATTCACAAAATTGAAGTTGCTATTTTCCTCAATCAAACGGTAAAAAAATGGTAAACACCAAAGGAAAGACGTTACATTGGGCTAGCCCATACAATACACGTCACATTCGAACCCGCTACCGGACACCGGGAAACAAGAGAACCACATAACTGacggggttttttttttcccttcttccgtacttaaattaaaaattacataCTGATACTACCCTTCTTCTTGGGTTTTTCCGTCATTTTACCCGTTTCACCGACCGACCCAGCCGGTGGATTTTCCACGGTTTCGTCTTCCACAAGGACCAACCATCCTAAGCCCGTCAAGAAGagatcaaagaaagaaaaataaattaaaaacaaataaatattgtAAAATTTGTATATTTTCCAACTCGCGTGTTTGGCACGTGAGATTCTTCGTTCTGTCTAGGCCCGTTTTGGTCTCCTCTTGTCTCTGCCATCTTCTATTTtccaaggataaaaaaaaaaaaaaccttatcttctttttctccGTCATTTATGACGACAGCCCATCGGAACGACGGCATTTTTCCAACTCCCTCGACGACGTCGTTTCATGTCAAGAGCCTTGATTTCCGAGTTCCAGCCACGGCGACGCGGATCCCTCTGGATTTTCAGAGTTTTCATCCAACGGTTCAGCTTTGATCTCTGACCCGGTCTCACCTTCTTCCGACTGTACATGGTTTTGCCCcaccatctcttcttcttcatcttgttcCTCTCTCCTCATCCGCTTCACTCCGATCGATACTCCGAACAGTTTCGGCGTCATTCCTACCGCCGCTGCCATCGTCTCCTCCATCTTCAGTCTCACCTCTTGAGCTCCGTCGCTGACGGCGCCTTCGTCTTCCATCACCTGTCTCGCCGGTAAAAGCTCCAGTGCCTTCCCGTCCCGGACACTCACCGATTCCAACTGATGGTTGTGATCTGAAGCGTAATTCGTCATCAAAGAAAGTATGTTGTTGCAGAGTCCTTTCAACTGAGTCAACTCGTGACTCAGTTGCATATTCTCCTTCCTTAGCCGCTCGTTCTCTCTCACAAGTTCCGGCGTCGTTGTGCAGCTCGTACCTCGCTGAAATGTCATCGGTGAAGAGTTCGAGGACGTAACCTGCTCTTCCCCAGAGTTCGCCGGCGATATCACGTGAGCCAACACTGCTGGAGACGCCGCCACCGCTACCGGCACAGCCACCGCAGCTGGCGTCGCCGTCGCGGTCGTTGTTGTTAACGACAGCGCTACTTTCCGCCGCTGAATGTCACGGAGAAGTCCTTTCTCACCTCTCCGGAAACAATCATTCGCAAATTCCCATCGGTCCGGCACAACCTTTCGGAATCCCTAAGCGgtattttgaaaaaaacaaaaataaagcgAAGATTCCAGAGAGAAATATATTGAAGAAAGTACTTAAACAGAGGCATAATATCATCATCCATTGTTTCCaagaaatagaaaatttagCAAACAGTTTGAAACGGCAGAAACTTACGTAAGTGTTGAGTTGGCGGACGAAACTAGAGAAATTATTGTGTTTAAAGTATTTAGGAAGTAAATCTCGAGCAAATTCGGCGGGTCGCCAAACTATGAAGGTAGATCCATCTTCATTCCACGAGATAAGATCATCCACAGCCGGATCATCAACCAGTTGATAAGTTTTGGTTAGAAACGGCGTAGGTATAGATCTCTGAGAATCTCCTGTTCCAGAATCGCCGATCGGTTCCGCCGGCGACGGAGCCATCGCCTCTTCTCCCAGATCTGAACCACAAGGATCTCCGATTTTCAACAAGTCTCCTCTCAATCTGATCAATTAAACTTCCCTCCGGATTAGAAACCGAAGAAAAACACACTAGAAAACGCACAACGacaggaagaaaaaaaaaaaaaaataccaaacgCAGGATCAGTTAGAAATAAGAAGCCCTCGAATTCATGATAATACAATGGAGCAATAGTTTCTTGTTCTAGAAAACTCGAAGAAATTAGAATCAACAGATCATAAAACGTAAGGATTTCCCTCCAATCTCCTTGTAGAAAGAAATTGAAgttgaattaaaattagaagGTATGGTATTAATTACCCGAGGGAGAATCAGGTATTGGAATCGGAGAAGTAAAGAACACCGCCGTGCCTGAAAATGACCTCCGTCACTGCAACGTGAGAAGCTCAGCAAAGCCACCgggtagagagagagagagagagagagagagagaggtttTGTTGTTTCTAGAAGTTTCTGGGTAAGGAGAGTAAATGATAAGGAAGAGAAGGGTgggaaggaaaaaagaaaaacgtgGGTTCGAGAAGGAAAgggaaaatattttttggaaaaaaaaaaagaaattaatagaaaaaaggaagtggggtccacaacaGAAGAGACAtcatagagagagagagagagagagagaggggggGATAGGAAGGCACCAGAAGGATTGAGGTAAAGAAGCGTGCGTGTCTCTTTATCCCTTGTGgatcttcttttttatttatttttcttccctTCTTCAAAATCTTCTCCAGAAGCTTCCCTTACCTTCTTTCCTGTTTTACCCTTTTTGTTTGGGCCGTTTTATGGGCCGGGAGTCCAATTATTGGCCCAATTTTGATACTAAGATCTTTCCTAGTGGTGAATTGGATTTTCAGGGATCTTACGTGGTCTTAGATTTCT
Proteins encoded:
- the LOC120068003 gene encoding heat stress transcription factor B-2b — protein: MAPSPAEPIGDSGTGDSQRSIPTPFLTKTYQLVDDPAVDDLISWNEDGSTFIVWRPAEFARDLLPKYFKHNNFSSFVRQLNTYGFRKVVPDRWEFANDCFRRGEKGLLRDIQRRKVALSLTTTTATATPAAVAVPVAVAASPAVLAHVISPANSGEEQVTSSNSSPMTFQRGTSCTTTPELVRENERLRKENMQLSHELTQLKGLCNNILSLMTNYASDHNHQLESVSVRDGKALELLPARQVMEDEGAVSDGAQEVRLKMEETMAAAVGMTPKLFGVSIGVKRMRREEQDEEEEMVGQNHVQSEEGETGSEIKAEPLDENSENPEGSASPWLELGNQGS